Proteins encoded by one window of Pseudomonas tructae:
- a CDS encoding chemotaxis protein CheW, producing MLEQNARHNRRSSLTGLLLPLSDRCLVLPNVAVAELIGFQAGSPTLEPPEWLLGWIDWRGQRLPLLSFEAACGGQLQVGERARIVVLNALGSSPLRFVALLVQGIPRSCKLDSQLNFVDVPLAALELAAVQVGEQVARVPDLPALEQLMVDAGVV from the coding sequence ATGCTTGAACAAAACGCCCGGCATAACCGGCGCAGCAGCCTGACCGGCTTGCTGCTGCCCTTGAGCGATCGCTGCCTGGTGCTGCCCAACGTTGCCGTGGCCGAGTTGATCGGCTTTCAAGCCGGTAGTCCGACCCTGGAGCCGCCCGAATGGTTGCTCGGCTGGATCGACTGGCGTGGCCAGCGCCTGCCCCTGCTGAGCTTCGAGGCGGCGTGTGGTGGTCAGCTGCAGGTGGGCGAGCGGGCGCGCATCGTGGTGCTCAATGCCTTGGGCAGCAGCCCGTTGCGCTTTGTCGCCTTGCTGGTGCAGGGTATCCCGCGCTCGTGCAAGCTCGATAGCCAGCTCAACTTCGTCGATGTGCCGCTGGCCGCCCTGGAGCTGGCGGCGGTGCAGGTGGGTGAGCAGGTGGCGCGAGTCCCGGACTTGCCCGCACTGGAGCAACTGATGGTGGACGCAGGGGTGGTTTGA
- the trhA gene encoding PAQR family membrane homeostasis protein TrhA: protein MYHGERFNAWTHLVGAVLACIGAIWLLVVASLQGDPWKIVSLAIYGFTLLLLYSTSTLYHSVRGRAKVIMRKLDHLSIYLLIAGSYTPFCLVSLRGPWGWSLFGVVWGLALIGMLQEIKPRSEARVMSIIIYALMGWIVLVAVKPLLASLGTAGFAWLAGGGAFYTIGIIFFAYDSRFRHWHGIWHLFVIAGSLLHFIAVFFYVL, encoded by the coding sequence ATGTATCACGGTGAACGTTTCAACGCCTGGACCCATCTGGTCGGCGCCGTTCTGGCCTGTATCGGCGCCATCTGGTTGCTGGTGGTGGCAAGCCTGCAGGGGGATCCCTGGAAAATCGTCAGCCTGGCGATCTATGGCTTTACCCTGCTGTTGCTCTACAGCACCTCGACGCTGTATCACAGCGTGCGCGGCAGGGCCAAAGTGATCATGCGCAAGCTCGATCACCTGTCGATCTACCTGTTGATTGCCGGCAGCTATACCCCGTTCTGCCTGGTCAGCCTGCGTGGGCCCTGGGGCTGGAGCCTGTTCGGAGTGGTCTGGGGGCTGGCGCTGATCGGCATGTTGCAAGAGATCAAACCGCGCTCGGAAGCGCGGGTCATGTCGATCATCATCTACGCGTTGATGGGCTGGATCGTCCTGGTTGCGGTCAAGCCGCTCCTGGCCAGCCTCGGCACTGCAGGCTTTGCCTGGCTCGCAGGTGGCGGGGCGTTTTACACCATCGGCATCATCTTCTTTGCCTACGACAGCCGCTTTCGCCATTGGCATGGCATCTGGCACCTGTTCGTGATCGCCGGCAGCCTGCTGCACTTCATCGCGGTGTTCTTCTACGTCCTTTAA